In Notamacropus eugenii isolate mMacEug1 chromosome 1, mMacEug1.pri_v2, whole genome shotgun sequence, one genomic interval encodes:
- the LOC140521144 gene encoding uncharacterized protein: MAIPSQGSVLIPRQRVVEEEEGMISGLLTARSQVSVTFKDVAVDFTKEEWRELEPSQKDLYREVMLENYKNLVSLGVPISKPDVIYQLEQGEVPWMSERKVPRGFSSDGEKLEQPEIKTSAWKLGIFIEDSSKERFIWDNPWGPMLGEARAYDIRSERHSRQGKLTHRTSSSKARSHDYKFGKSFDQESTLFPQQRVPVGNSPQKCYDYGKSSSEQSHILKCNRISSAKKLSKYNECETSLSYNTDLIQNHRLHSGEKTFECNKCGRTFSQKTGLTEHQRIHTGEKPHKCNECGKAFRRSTQLNVHQRIHTGEKPHKCNECGKAFRRSTQLTVHQRIHTGEKPHLCNECGKAFRQSTQLTYHQRIHTGEKPHKCNECGKAFIRNTQLTVHQRIHTGEKPHKCDECGKAFIQRIQLTVHQRSHTGEKPHMCDECGKAFRRSTQLTVHQRIHTGEKPHKCNECGKAFIRNTELTAHQRIHTGEHPHKCNECGKAFIRRTQLTVHQRIHTDEKPHICNECGKVFIQSIQLTVHQRIHTGEKPHMCNECGKTFNHRSSLSSHLRIHTGVKPYKCKECGKAFMDSSYLTYHQRIHTGEKPYTCNECGKAFNHRSSLKNHRRIHTGEKPYKCNECGKCFSNCSSLACHQKIHTGEKPHKCNECGKAFIQIIHLTVHQRIHTGEKPYECNECGKAFKHNSSLTSHLKTHTRKEPHKWSRQHGHHQKNHTSKKPLKNNKNSKAFNHSTSLNQQKSHTGEKSCEAQTPHPNSASVNP; encoded by the exons GTATCAGTAACATTCAAGGATGTAGCTGTAGACTTCACTAAGGAAGAATGGCGAGAACTGGAACCTTCTCAGAAAGACCTGTACAGGGAAGTGATGTTGGAAAACTACAAGAACCTCGTATCCTTGG GAGTTCCAATTTCCAAACCAGATGTTATCTACCAACTGGAACAAGGAGAAGTACCATGGATGTCAGAAAGAAAAGTTCCAAGGGGCTTCTCTTCTG atggggagaaacttgaacAACCTGAAATCAAGACATCAGCATGGAAGCTGGGCATTTTTATAGAAGACTCATCCAAGGAAAGGTTTATATGGGATAATCCCTGGGGCCCCATGTTGGGGGAAGCCAGGGCATATGATATCAGGTCAGAAAGACATTCCAGGCAAGGAAAATTAACTCACAGGACAAGTTCCAGTAAAGCAAGAAGCCATGACTATAAATTTGGGAAGAGTTTTGATCAGGAGTCAACCCTTTTTCCTCAACAGAGAGTTCCTGTAGGAAATAGTCCCCAAAAATGTTATGACTATGGAAAGAGTTCCAGTGAACAGTCACACATACTTAAATGCAATAGAATCTCCTCAGCAAAGAAACTTTCTAAGTACAATGAATGTGAGACATCCCTCAGCTATAATACAGACCTTATTCAAAACCATAGActccattctggagagaaaactTTTGAGTGTAACAAATGTGGGAGGACCTTCAGTCAAAAAACTGGCCTTACTgaacaccagagaattcatactggagagaaaccccaTAAATGCAacgaatgtgggaaagcctttagaCGTAGCACACAACTTAATGTACATCAacgaattcatactggagagaaaccccaTAAgtgcaatgaatgtggaaaggccttcagacGAAGCACACAGcttactgtacatcagagaattcatactggagagaaacctcacTTGTGTAAcgaatgtggaaaggctttcagacagAGCACACAACTTACTtaccatcagagaattcatactggagaaaaacctcaCAAATGTAATGAGTGTGGAAAGGCCTTTATCCGAAACACACAACTTACTgtacatcaaagaattcatactggagagaaacctcacaaatgtgatgaatgtgggaaagcttttatCCAGAGAATACAACTTACTGTCCATCAGAGAagtcatactggagagaaacctcatatgtgtgatgaatgtggaaaggccttcagaaGAAGTACACAGCTTACTGtgcatcaaagaattcatactggagagaaaccccacaaatgtaatgaatgtggaaaggcctttaTCCGGAACACAGAACTTACTgcacatcaaagaattcatactggagaacaTCCCcacaaatgtaatgaatgtggaaaggccttcataCGTAGGACACAGCTCACTGTACATCAAAGAATTCACACCGATGAGAAACCCCAtatatgtaatgaatgtgggaaagtctTTATCCAGAGCATACAacttactgtacatcagagaattcatactggagagaaacctcacATGTGTAATGAATGTGGCAAAACCTTCAACCACCGATCATCCCTCAGTTCCCATctgagaatccatactggagtgAAGCCCTATAAATGTAAAGAATGTGGTAAGGCCTTTATGGATAgttcttaccttacctatcatcagagaattcatacaggagagaagCCCTATACttgcaatgaatgtggaaaagcctttaaCCATAGATCATCCCTTAAAAACCATCGgagaattcatactggggagaaaccttataaatgcaatgaatgtggtAAATGCTTCAGTAACTGTTCATCCCTTGCTTGCCATCAAaaaatccatactggagagaaacctcacaaatgcaatgaatgtgggaaggccttcattCAGATCATCCACcttactgtacatcagagaattcatacaggagaaaaaccttatgaatgtaatgaatgtgggaaagccttcaaaCACAACTCATCCCTTACTTCCCATCTCAAAACTCATACTCGAAAGGAACCGCATAAATGGAGCCGACAGCATGGTCATCATCAGAAAAATCATACAAGTAAGAAACcccttaaaaataacaaaaacagtaAAGCCTTCAACCACAGCACATCCCTTAATCAACAGAAAAGTCACACTGGAGAGAAGTCTTGTGAAGCTCAAACCCCTCATCCCAACAGTGCTTCAGTAAATCCATGA